One part of the Microvirga sp. TS319 genome encodes these proteins:
- a CDS encoding aspartate/glutamate racemase family protein, giving the protein MRNKTFYGVTIGILMVNTSFQRYLGDIGNAETWDFPVQYKIVQDAVPTGMTDLHNVSLLEPFKNAAQELIDSGVDGITTTCGFLSIYQRELADFCSVPVATSSLLQVPMVQQLIPTGKRVGVLTYNGDVLNGRYFDAVGIPQDTPVAGMPQDSEFVRWIKHGDTSVPYETLRSEVLAVAKRFVSEHPEIGALVSECTNLAPFTADISDAIGLPVYDTVSLVNWFHAGLRPRRYARF; this is encoded by the coding sequence ATGCGCAACAAGACCTTCTATGGCGTGACCATCGGTATCCTGATGGTCAACACGAGCTTTCAACGCTACCTCGGCGATATCGGCAATGCCGAAACGTGGGATTTTCCGGTCCAGTACAAGATTGTCCAGGATGCCGTCCCCACGGGCATGACAGACCTTCACAATGTCAGCCTGCTCGAACCCTTCAAGAATGCGGCGCAAGAGTTGATCGATTCGGGGGTGGACGGGATCACCACGACATGTGGGTTCCTTTCGATCTACCAACGAGAGCTCGCTGACTTTTGCTCTGTTCCGGTTGCCACCAGCAGCCTGCTTCAAGTGCCGATGGTCCAGCAACTGATCCCGACAGGCAAGCGCGTCGGCGTGCTGACCTACAACGGCGACGTCCTGAATGGGCGATACTTCGATGCTGTCGGCATTCCGCAGGACACGCCGGTCGCGGGTATGCCCCAAGACTCGGAGTTCGTCCGGTGGATCAAGCATGGAGACACCAGCGTGCCCTATGAGACGCTCAGGTCTGAGGTTCTGGCTGTCGCCAAACGCTTCGTATCAGAACATCCGGAAATCGGGGCACTTGTGTCGGAATGCACGAACTTGGCTCCATTCACGGCGGACATCAGTGATGCGATTGGGCTTCCGGTCTACGACACCGTTTCGCTCGTGAACTGGTTCCATGCGGGACTTCGGCCACGCCGGTATGCGAGGTTCTAG
- a CDS encoding NAD(P)/FAD-dependent oxidoreductase, which translates to MSRQSIIIIGAGVLGASLAFRLAQGGAKVTIIEAGEIGGGTSSTSFAWVNAHDKNPRGYHDLNVAGMAAHRLLAKELDGDWYHESGCLEWRDAGGRDAHVANVDRLQSWGYDARWISADQALGLAPSINSTAIGDAPVALFPDEGWLDTGSYVRGLLAAASALDTTVVTNARVSGVEWAGRKVEGVRAEAGILYQADTVVNCMGRWADDPVLPEELRVPMSPSYGLLVYVELPGIHLDHVLFTPRCHIRPDSSGRLLICKNDAIHALGPDSILDPAMPEADALIQEASHVIPALTSTKASEVKLGIRAVPADGLPAIGPIPGIDGYYVSVMHSGITLAPVIGSMVAAELLDGHREAALAPFRPDRILFPGRKRKHA; encoded by the coding sequence GTGTCCCGACAATCGATAATCATCATCGGTGCAGGTGTGCTTGGGGCCTCCCTCGCTTTCCGGCTTGCACAAGGTGGAGCAAAGGTCACAATCATCGAGGCCGGTGAGATTGGTGGTGGAACGTCCTCGACCAGTTTCGCTTGGGTCAATGCACATGACAAAAATCCACGCGGGTATCACGACCTCAACGTCGCCGGTATGGCCGCCCACAGGCTCTTGGCCAAAGAGCTCGACGGTGATTGGTATCACGAGTCCGGCTGCCTGGAGTGGCGCGATGCAGGCGGCCGGGATGCCCATGTCGCTAACGTCGATCGTCTTCAAAGTTGGGGCTACGATGCACGGTGGATTTCCGCCGATCAGGCACTCGGTCTCGCTCCCTCCATCAACTCGACAGCAATAGGAGATGCTCCTGTTGCGTTGTTCCCTGATGAGGGATGGCTCGACACCGGCTCATACGTGCGTGGTCTGCTTGCGGCGGCTTCGGCGCTCGACACGACGGTGGTGACGAATGCAAGAGTTTCGGGCGTCGAGTGGGCCGGCCGTAAAGTTGAGGGTGTCAGGGCAGAGGCAGGAATCCTCTATCAGGCTGATACCGTTGTGAATTGTATGGGCCGGTGGGCCGATGATCCTGTCCTCCCGGAGGAACTTCGTGTTCCTATGAGCCCGAGCTATGGCTTGCTCGTGTATGTAGAGCTCCCGGGCATCCACCTGGACCATGTGCTGTTTACACCACGGTGTCACATCAGGCCTGACTCGTCAGGCAGGCTTCTGATCTGCAAGAATGACGCGATCCACGCCCTCGGCCCAGACTCCATCCTCGATCCGGCAATGCCAGAGGCCGACGCTCTCATCCAGGAAGCGAGCCACGTTATCCCGGCGCTGACGTCCACAAAGGCCAGCGAAGTCAAACTTGGGATACGAGCTGTTCCGGCGGACGGCTTACCAGCAATTGGGCCAATCCCAGGCATCGATGGCTACTATGTTTCCGTTATGCACAGTGGGATTACTCTCGCACCTGTGATTGGCTCCATGGTTGCAGCAGAGTTACTCGACGGGCATCGGGAAGCGGCACTTGCTCCGTTTCGACCCGACCGCATTCTATTCCCGGGGCGGAAGCGTAAACACGCGTAA
- a CDS encoding MetQ/NlpA family ABC transporter substrate-binding protein — translation MKLRILQSVAAAALIALSTVSYAADGALRVGASPGPFADFLKEAAKKANADGFNVEVTEFTEPTQINEATQAGDIDVSNFQHVPYMQRQNESRGYKIVAIKPAYVAPGGIYSAKYKSIAEIPNGAKIGIPNDPANESRALALLQKAGLIKLKDPASISASVRDISENPKNLDIVLLDEIMLPRSLGDLGAAFVTLNKGVLAGLDPKAAIMLEDKTSPWAIVWSARSDKVDDPRIKRFIAVFESDPVKTYIIQRFNGTVIPAW, via the coding sequence ATGAAGCTCAGGATCCTTCAAAGCGTTGCCGCAGCCGCTCTGATTGCGCTAAGCACTGTATCGTATGCGGCCGATGGTGCTCTTCGGGTCGGAGCATCCCCAGGGCCGTTCGCCGACTTCCTGAAGGAGGCTGCCAAAAAGGCCAATGCCGACGGCTTCAATGTGGAAGTGACCGAATTCACCGAGCCGACCCAGATCAACGAAGCCACGCAGGCGGGCGACATCGACGTCAGCAACTTCCAGCACGTGCCCTATATGCAGAGGCAGAACGAGTCGCGTGGGTACAAGATCGTCGCGATCAAGCCTGCCTACGTCGCGCCCGGCGGCATTTACTCGGCGAAATACAAGTCGATTGCCGAGATCCCGAACGGAGCCAAGATCGGCATCCCCAATGATCCCGCAAACGAGTCCCGTGCGTTGGCTCTGCTTCAAAAGGCGGGGCTGATCAAGCTCAAGGATCCGGCCTCCATCAGCGCCAGCGTCCGTGACATTTCTGAGAATCCCAAGAACCTCGATATCGTCCTGCTTGATGAGATCATGCTGCCGCGCTCGTTGGGTGACCTCGGAGCTGCATTTGTAACCCTCAACAAGGGCGTCCTGGCTGGCCTCGATCCTAAGGCAGCCATCATGCTGGAGGATAAGACTTCGCCGTGGGCCATCGTCTGGAGCGCACGCAGCGACAAAGTCGATGATCCCCGCATCAAGCGCTTTATCGCCGTCTTCGAATCCGATCCGGTCAAGACCTACATCATTCAAAGGTTCAACGGGACTGTAATTCCCGCCTGGTAG
- a CDS encoding molybdopterin-dependent oxidoreductase, translating to MLPLPDKPTLATHWGTYRVQLEEGVPVSLAPYEGDPDPSPIASAMIAARTSPARILRPAVRRSFLNKGAAAGGEGRGAEPFVEVDWDEALGLVARELDRVRRDHGNQAIYGGSYGWASAGRFHHAQSQIHRFLNTIGGYTRSVQNYSFAAADTILPHVIGDRRGLAAGHTPWRLLAGHSDLIVMFGGASHKNAQVSSGGLSRHTLREGLRACRDAGAKLISISPIRNDTHADLGAEWWAPRPNSDVALMLGLCHTLLSENLHDRAFLTRYTTGFAQVEAYLTGAEDGIVKTADWAADLCEIPADEIRALARRMADGRTFIMMSWSLQRADHGEQPYWMAITLAAMLGQIGLPGGGFGFGYGSVNGIGNADPGIPWPSLPQGRNAVDDFIPVARIADMLLGPGESYDFNGERRVYPDIRLVYWAGGNPFHHHQDLNRLVQAWKRPETIIVHEPWWTATARHADIVLPVTTQLERNDLVCANRDRMLAASHRLAEPAGEARDDFTIFSALASRLRTEDAFTEGRDEESWLRHLYGLARQRIAASDMEIPDFDSFWREGVTLLPEPAEVKPLLADFRADPAQSPLATPSGLIELFSERIASFGYTDCPGHAAWLPSQEWLGAPAAARYPLHLISNQPVTKLHSQYDNGSHARDAKIAGREPIRINPHDAARRGLSDGDIVRVFNDRGACLAGVCLSDAVRPGVVQLSTGAWFDPLEPGTPGSLDKHGNPNVLTPDRGTSALAQGPSAHSCLVEVQAYHECPPPVTSYEPPPFMRPF from the coding sequence ATGCTACCATTACCCGACAAACCCACGCTGGCGACACACTGGGGCACCTACCGCGTGCAGCTTGAAGAAGGTGTACCGGTGTCTCTTGCCCCCTACGAGGGGGACCCGGACCCGTCGCCGATCGCCAGCGCGATGATCGCTGCCAGAACCAGCCCCGCGCGTATCTTGCGACCGGCAGTGCGGCGCTCCTTCCTGAACAAAGGTGCGGCAGCGGGAGGCGAAGGACGCGGCGCGGAGCCTTTCGTCGAGGTGGACTGGGACGAGGCGCTCGGGCTTGTCGCGCGCGAGCTCGACCGCGTCCGGCGGGATCATGGCAACCAGGCGATTTACGGTGGCTCCTATGGCTGGGCGAGTGCCGGCAGATTCCATCATGCGCAGAGCCAAATCCACCGGTTCCTGAATACGATTGGAGGCTACACGCGCTCCGTGCAGAATTACAGTTTTGCCGCTGCCGATACGATCCTGCCGCATGTGATCGGAGACCGACGGGGGCTGGCGGCCGGGCACACGCCGTGGCGCCTGCTCGCCGGCCATTCCGATCTGATCGTGATGTTCGGGGGCGCCTCTCACAAGAACGCTCAGGTCAGCTCCGGCGGGCTCAGTCGGCATACCCTGCGAGAGGGGCTTCGTGCGTGCCGCGATGCCGGGGCGAAACTGATCTCAATCAGTCCGATCCGCAACGACACCCATGCCGACTTGGGGGCCGAGTGGTGGGCACCCCGCCCGAACTCGGATGTCGCGTTGATGCTCGGGCTTTGCCACACCTTGCTGAGTGAGAACCTCCACGATCGGGCGTTTCTAACGCGTTACACGACCGGCTTCGCTCAGGTCGAAGCCTATCTGACCGGTGCCGAGGACGGTATCGTCAAAACGGCGGATTGGGCGGCCGACCTCTGTGAGATTCCCGCTGACGAGATCCGCGCACTTGCCCGTCGGATGGCAGACGGACGGACCTTCATCATGATGTCATGGTCGCTGCAGCGGGCCGATCATGGCGAGCAACCCTACTGGATGGCCATCACGCTCGCCGCCATGCTGGGGCAGATCGGGTTGCCCGGTGGCGGATTCGGCTTCGGGTATGGGTCGGTCAATGGGATCGGCAACGCTGACCCTGGAATTCCTTGGCCCTCGCTGCCGCAGGGCAGGAATGCGGTGGACGATTTCATTCCTGTGGCCCGTATCGCCGACATGCTGTTGGGTCCGGGCGAAAGCTACGATTTCAATGGTGAGCGGCGCGTCTACCCCGACATCAGGCTCGTCTATTGGGCAGGCGGCAATCCGTTTCATCATCATCAGGACCTGAACCGCTTGGTCCAGGCCTGGAAGCGACCTGAGACGATCATCGTCCATGAGCCATGGTGGACCGCGACCGCCCGGCACGCGGATATTGTTCTGCCTGTTACCACGCAGCTCGAACGGAACGATCTCGTCTGTGCCAATCGAGACCGGATGCTTGCAGCCTCTCACCGGCTGGCGGAGCCGGCCGGCGAAGCCCGTGATGACTTCACGATCTTTTCCGCTCTTGCCTCGCGGCTGAGGACCGAGGACGCTTTCACGGAGGGACGGGACGAGGAGAGCTGGCTCCGGCATCTCTATGGATTGGCACGCCAGCGCATTGCCGCCTCCGACATGGAAATTCCGGACTTCGATAGCTTCTGGCGTGAAGGGGTCACCCTGTTGCCGGAACCCGCAGAGGTCAAGCCACTCCTTGCCGACTTCCGCGCCGATCCGGCGCAGTCCCCACTTGCCACCCCGTCCGGTTTGATCGAGCTGTTCTCGGAGCGGATCGCGAGCTTCGGCTATACGGACTGTCCGGGTCACGCCGCCTGGCTTCCATCGCAGGAATGGCTCGGTGCGCCTGCGGCAGCCCGCTATCCGCTTCATCTGATCTCGAACCAGCCTGTCACAAAGCTACACAGCCAGTATGACAATGGAAGTCATGCGCGAGACGCTAAGATCGCCGGACGCGAGCCGATCCGAATCAACCCGCACGATGCGGCACGCCGCGGCCTTTCGGATGGCGATATCGTGCGCGTCTTCAACGATCGTGGCGCTTGCCTGGCCGGGGTGTGCCTTTCGGATGCGGTGCGTCCTGGTGTCGTCCAACTGTCGACGGGAGCGTGGTTTGATCCTCTCGAGCCGGGCACGCCCGGCTCGCTGGACAAACACGGCAACCCGAATGTTTTGACGCCCGACCGGGGCACATCCGCTCTAGCCCAAGGGCCGAGTGCGCATTCCTGTCTTGTCGAGGTCCAAGCCTATCATGAATGTCCGCCACCGGTGACGAGCTATGAACCGCCACCATTCATGCGCCCCTTCTAG
- a CDS encoding GntR family transcriptional regulator, with product MIRNEEPLSFAHAGSDVGAVRVAAQPLPQQIAAHLRDLIIHDVLKPGERIREVPLAAELNVSRTPLRDALKILAVERLVDLAPNRGAVVTALSIEEMRDLLRVYSSLEALGAQMACERAQPADIRAIHGWQNEMLAAFDRNDRRRYFRANQAFHLSIIKASRNASLIEVHAQLNLRLYRVRYLAIMQQQDWTFVSSQHEAILAAIDRRDGPLLSRLLVEHLSGAWRAIATLEAAGIPDDQKTPARSLA from the coding sequence ATGATCAGGAACGAGGAACCATTGTCGTTTGCCCATGCTGGATCCGATGTGGGTGCCGTGCGGGTTGCGGCTCAGCCGCTCCCCCAACAGATCGCGGCGCATCTGCGCGACCTGATCATTCATGATGTGCTCAAGCCAGGAGAGCGCATCCGCGAAGTGCCGCTTGCGGCGGAACTCAATGTTTCCCGGACCCCCTTGCGCGATGCCCTGAAGATCCTTGCCGTCGAGCGCCTGGTCGATCTTGCTCCCAATCGCGGTGCTGTCGTCACGGCCCTGAGTATCGAGGAGATGCGCGATCTGCTGCGGGTCTATTCCTCGCTGGAGGCATTGGGCGCCCAAATGGCTTGCGAGCGGGCTCAGCCGGCCGATATCAGAGCCATTCATGGTTGGCAGAACGAGATGCTGGCCGCATTCGATCGGAACGACCGTCGCCGCTACTTCCGGGCCAATCAGGCGTTCCATCTCAGCATCATCAAGGCCTCACGCAACGCTTCGCTCATCGAGGTCCATGCGCAGCTCAATCTGCGGCTATACCGGGTCCGCTACCTTGCCATCATGCAGCAGCAGGATTGGACCTTCGTCAGCAGCCAGCACGAAGCCATTCTTGCCGCCATCGATCGGCGCGACGGACCGTTGCTATCGCGTCTCCTCGTCGAGCATCTCTCCGGTGCCTGGCGGGCGATCGCGACCTTGGAGGCTGCGGGCATACCAGACGATCAGAAGACTCCGGCCCGATCGCTCGCCTGA
- a CDS encoding CarD family transcriptional regulator — translation MTTQDNTLAFQPGETVVYPAHGVGVIMAIEEQEVAGFKLKLFVITFDKDRLTIRIPLAKAKGSGLRKLSEPSTVEQALAVLATRGKAKRGMWNRRAAEYNERLGTGQLTAIAEVLRDLNRSPNQDDASYSEQQIVETAMDFMSREIAAIRQITQSQARELIMQSLAKAPHLGTAA, via the coding sequence ATGACGACGCAGGACAACACTCTTGCCTTTCAACCCGGGGAAACCGTCGTATATCCTGCCCATGGGGTTGGTGTAATCATGGCGATCGAAGAGCAGGAAGTGGCCGGCTTCAAACTCAAACTCTTCGTGATTACCTTCGACAAAGACCGCCTTACCATTCGCATTCCTCTGGCCAAGGCCAAGGGGAGCGGTCTCAGGAAGCTCTCTGAGCCTTCCACGGTAGAGCAGGCCCTCGCGGTTCTCGCCACCCGAGGGAAGGCCAAACGTGGGATGTGGAACCGACGTGCTGCCGAATACAATGAGCGTCTTGGAACCGGCCAGCTGACGGCAATCGCCGAGGTTCTGCGAGACCTTAACCGAAGCCCCAATCAAGACGACGCTTCGTACAGTGAACAGCAGATCGTCGAAACCGCAATGGACTTCATGAGCCGGGAGATAGCGGCAATTCGTCAGATCACGCAAAGCCAAGCCCGAGAGCTCATTATGCAAAGCCTCGCCAAGGCTCCGCATCTCGGCACAGCCGCGTAA